The genome window GCGCACGTGACGGCTGATGGACGCCTTGGACATATTCAGCTGCTTTTCCGCCGCCGCGAAGCCATTGGCTTGGGCGACAGCGCAGAAGATTCGCAATGAGCGCAAATCGCGTTCGGTGAACTCGGGACGGGCCAAGGTCGTTCCGTTTTGAAAGGTATTGAATTTTGAAACCATACCACTAAAAAAATCATTTTTCATGACCCATTCACAGGGATACAGTTTCCTGAACTGCTAGCGCCAACGGGGCAAAGACTCCGCAGCGGGTCCCGCAAGGGACCAACGGCCTGGCGGCGAAATACATCACACAACAAGGGAAAAAATCATGCTGAACCTGTCCAGAAGGCGCTTTGTCACGACCACCCTCGCTGCGGGGGCCGTGCTGGCCCTGCCGTCGCTGTCATTCGCAGAAGGCGGCTCGCTTGCCGACATCAAGAAGCGCGGCAAGCTGACAGTGGGCACCGAGGCCGCCTACGAACCCTTCGAATTTGTCGAAAACGGCAAGGTGGTGGGTTATGGCCACGACGTGCTGCAACTGATGGCCGCAAAGCTGGGCGTCGAGTTGGAGCAAATGAACCTGCCCTTCCAAGGCCTGTTGCCAGGCCTGATGTCCCGCAAATTCGACTTTGTGGCCACCAGCGTGGGGATCACGCCGGAACGCGCAAAGCGCTTTGCGTTCACCCAACCCGTGGGCGTGGTCAGATCGGTGCTGATGGTGCGGGTAGACGACGCGTCCATCAAACAAGACAAAGATATCGCCGGCAAGATCATCGGCACCCAGATGGGATCGTCTTCCCAGCCGGTGGCCGAAGAATTCGAAAAGCGCCTGAAAGAGCAATCCGGCAAGGGTTATGCGGATACCAAGCTGTTCCAGGCCTATCCCGACGTCTCCAACGCACTGGCCAACAAGACTGTGGACGTGGCGCTGATGCCGTCCAACATCGCCGCCGTCCAAATGCGCAAGCAGCCGGGCGCCTTCCGCATCGCCGGCGAAATCGGCCAGGCCAAGCTGCTGGCATGGGTGGCCAACCCGAAAGACCTGGAAATCCGCCAGTTCATCAACGACACCTTCGACGAATTGCGGGCATCGAACCAGCTGCTGGAACTGCAGAAGAAATGGTTCGGAGCCGCCATGGACACGCCGCGCTCCAACTACCTGCCTGACGGCGCCATCTGAGCGCGCCGCCATGCTGGATTGGTTGAATCAAAATGGCGCGCTGGCGCCATTTCTGCACGGCGTCGTCGAAGGCACAGCAATCA of Achromobacter seleniivolatilans contains these proteins:
- a CDS encoding transporter substrate-binding domain-containing protein, translated to MLNLSRRRFVTTTLAAGAVLALPSLSFAEGGSLADIKKRGKLTVGTEAAYEPFEFVENGKVVGYGHDVLQLMAAKLGVELEQMNLPFQGLLPGLMSRKFDFVATSVGITPERAKRFAFTQPVGVVRSVLMVRVDDASIKQDKDIAGKIIGTQMGSSSQPVAEEFEKRLKEQSGKGYADTKLFQAYPDVSNALANKTVDVALMPSNIAAVQMRKQPGAFRIAGEIGQAKLLAWVANPKDLEIRQFINDTFDELRASNQLLELQKKWFGAAMDTPRSNYLPDGAI